One Lactobacillus sp. ESL0785 DNA window includes the following coding sequences:
- a CDS encoding membrane protein insertase YidC, with amino-acid sequence MKDILTKRNVKRLLVLLAVVALAVVLTGCAAQTNAKPAPVSHTSGSWWNRWIIYYMSAFILWLAKIMSNSYGWAIIVFTIIVRVILYPLSAISIKSTTKMQSIQPEINALRKKYPGNDTESRTLLSQETNKLYKEAGINPYAGCLPLIIQLPVMYALYGAIWQTPQLQTGHFLWMDLGKPDPYFIMPILSMVLTFVSTYISQLSTPKESQTGSTKLMTYGMSIMVGVMGIYFQSAIVLYWVISNLFQVGQTFILQNPIKYRKQQEAKAEAERERKRQLRRTYKRLKRRK; translated from the coding sequence GTGAAGGACATTTTAACTAAGAGAAATGTCAAGCGTCTGCTTGTGCTTTTGGCAGTGGTTGCGCTCGCCGTTGTTTTAACGGGGTGTGCTGCTCAAACTAATGCTAAGCCGGCGCCAGTTTCGCATACTAGCGGCAGCTGGTGGAATCGCTGGATTATTTATTATATGTCAGCCTTTATTTTGTGGCTGGCTAAAATTATGAGTAATAGTTATGGTTGGGCAATTATTGTTTTTACCATTATTGTGCGGGTCATTTTATATCCGCTCAGTGCTATCTCTATTAAAAGTACGACTAAGATGCAGTCGATTCAACCAGAGATTAATGCGTTACGTAAAAAATATCCGGGTAATGATACAGAATCACGAACACTGCTGTCGCAAGAGACTAATAAGCTTTATAAAGAAGCGGGAATTAATCCGTATGCGGGCTGTTTGCCACTCATTATTCAACTGCCAGTTATGTATGCCTTGTACGGCGCTATTTGGCAGACACCACAACTTCAAACAGGTCATTTTTTGTGGATGGATTTAGGTAAGCCTGATCCTTACTTCATCATGCCGATTTTGTCGATGGTTTTGACATTTGTATCAACTTACATTAGTCAGTTGTCAACGCCGAAGGAATCACAAACAGGCTCAACTAAGCTGATGACTTATGGGATGTCGATTATGGTTGGGGTAATGGGAATTTATTTCCAGTCTGCAATTGTCTTGTACTGGGTGATTTCTAATCTCTTCCAGGTTGGTCAAACTTTCATCCTGCAAAATCCGATTAAATATCGTAAACAGCAGGAAGCCAAAGCTGAGGCTGAACGTGAGCGTAAGCGGCAACTTAGAAGAACTTACAAGCGTTTGAAACGACGCAAATAA